In the genome of Caldanaerobius fijiensis DSM 17918, one region contains:
- the rpsP gene encoding 30S ribosomal protein S16 yields MAVKIRLMRMGAKNNPFYRVVVTDSRSPRDGKFIESIGYYNPISQPREIKIDAEKALMWLKRGAQPSDTVKLILKSQGII; encoded by the coding sequence ATGGCAGTAAAGATAAGACTTATGAGGATGGGAGCAAAAAATAACCCTTTTTACAGGGTTGTGGTGACAGACTCCAGATCTCCTCGCGATGGCAAGTTTATTGAGTCAATAGGATATTATAATCCTATATCACAGCCGCGAGAGATCAAGATTGACGCGGAAAAAGCCTTGATGTGGTTAAAAAGAGGCGCACAGCCATCAGATACTGTGAAACTTATTTTAAAGTCACAGGGTATTATATAG
- the ffh gene encoding signal recognition particle protein, which produces MAFENLANKLQNVFKKLRGKGKLTEKDIKDAMREVRLALLEADVNFKVVKDFIDRVSEKCIGAEVLESLTPAQHVIKIVRDELTELMGSTQSKLNLSAGSPFILMMVGLQGSGKTTTAAKIGGYLKKQGKHPLLVACDIYRPAAIKQLQVVGDKLGIPVFSMGQNISPVDIAKASIGAAKKGGNDVIIIDTAGRLHIDEEMMQELKDIKSEVRPHEILLVVDAMTGQDAVNIAKNFNEQLGIDGIVMTKLDGDTRGGAALSVKAVTGKPIKFAGIGEKLEDIEPFYPDRMASRILGMGDVLTLIEKAEQAFDEKKAMELQEKISKHQFTLQDFLDQMQEVKKMGPLNQLLEMIPGLNQKQLKGFNVDEKEITKIEAIIKSMTPEERANPSIINSSRKKRIAMGSGTSIQDVNKLLREFEQTRKMMKQFQDIDKDLKKGKKKFPLFGRF; this is translated from the coding sequence ATGGCTTTTGAAAATTTAGCCAATAAGCTTCAAAATGTGTTTAAAAAATTAAGAGGTAAGGGGAAACTCACTGAGAAAGACATCAAAGATGCTATGAGAGAAGTGAGGCTGGCATTACTGGAAGCTGATGTCAACTTTAAAGTAGTAAAGGATTTTATAGACAGGGTTTCAGAAAAATGTATAGGAGCAGAGGTTTTAGAGAGCCTGACACCTGCTCAGCACGTTATAAAGATAGTAAGGGATGAGCTTACGGAATTGATGGGCTCTACTCAGAGCAAACTGAATCTTTCTGCAGGTTCTCCGTTTATTTTGATGATGGTTGGCCTTCAGGGCTCAGGTAAAACGACTACTGCGGCAAAAATTGGCGGTTATTTGAAAAAACAAGGTAAGCACCCTTTGCTGGTAGCTTGTGATATCTACAGACCCGCTGCTATAAAGCAGTTGCAGGTAGTGGGAGATAAATTAGGTATTCCGGTATTTTCAATGGGACAAAATATAAGTCCCGTGGATATTGCTAAAGCATCAATTGGTGCGGCCAAAAAGGGCGGCAATGATGTAATAATAATAGATACGGCTGGCAGATTGCATATAGATGAAGAAATGATGCAGGAGTTAAAGGATATCAAATCAGAGGTACGACCTCACGAAATACTGCTGGTAGTTGATGCTATGACAGGTCAGGATGCCGTCAATATTGCTAAGAATTTTAATGAGCAATTAGGGATAGATGGTATAGTGATGACCAAATTAGACGGTGACACCAGAGGCGGTGCAGCTCTTTCAGTAAAGGCTGTTACAGGTAAACCTATCAAGTTTGCAGGTATAGGCGAAAAGCTGGAGGACATAGAGCCTTTTTATCCGGATAGGATGGCATCGCGTATCCTCGGCATGGGCGATGTACTTACCCTTATCGAAAAAGCTGAGCAGGCGTTTGATGAAAAAAAAGCAATGGAGCTGCAAGAGAAAATAAGTAAGCATCAATTTACACTGCAGGATTTTTTGGACCAGATGCAGGAAGTTAAGAAAATGGGTCCTTTAAACCAGTTATTAGAGATGATACCGGGTTTAAATCAGAAACAATTGAAAGGTTTTAATGTAGACGAAAAAGAGATAACTAAAATAGAGGCAATTATAAAATCCATGACCCCAGAAGAGCGCGCTAATCCCTCTATAATCAATTCCAGCAGGAAAAAAAGAATTGCCATGGGCAGTGGTACCAGTATACAGGATGTGAATAAGCTTCTCAGAGAGTTTGAACAAACCAGGAAGATGATGAAACAATTTCAAGATATAGATAAGGATTTGAAAAAAGGAAAGAAGAAGTTTCCGCTGTTTGGGAGATTTTAG
- the rimM gene encoding ribosome maturation factor RimM (Essential for efficient processing of 16S rRNA) — protein sequence MLEYLIIGKIVKTHGIRGEVKVYPTTKDINRYDHLKWLYLEKTEQFTRYDVENVRYHKNMVILKLKGVDTREEAEKLVGGLLKVDRDHAIDLEEDEYFIGDIIDLEVYNVNGVCMGKVTDVISTGSNDVYVVNGPDGEVLIPAIKQYVKQIDIKKGMMVVEI from the coding sequence ATGCTGGAGTATTTGATTATCGGGAAAATCGTCAAGACTCACGGCATAAGGGGTGAAGTAAAGGTATACCCCACTACAAAGGATATCAATAGATATGATCATTTGAAGTGGCTATATTTAGAAAAAACAGAGCAATTTACTCGATACGACGTAGAAAACGTCAGATATCATAAAAATATGGTTATCCTCAAGCTAAAAGGAGTAGACACTCGCGAAGAGGCAGAGAAACTTGTTGGAGGTTTGTTAAAGGTAGATAGGGATCATGCTATAGACCTTGAAGAAGATGAATACTTTATAGGTGACATTATAGATCTTGAAGTGTACAATGTGAATGGGGTATGTATGGGAAAGGTTACAGATGTCATATCAACGGGAAGCAATGATGTATATGTTGTCAATGGTCCCGATGGAGAAGTGTTGATTCCTGCGATAAAGCAATATGTTAAGCAAATAGATATTAAAAAGGGTATGATGGTAGTTGAAATTTGA
- the ylxM gene encoding YlxM family DNA-binding protein, whose product MVNEDAFEKRTRLNTYFDFYGQLLTQKQRDVFRMYYLNDYSLGEISQELHISRQGVFDVLKRSEKVLEGYEKKLGLVKRFEEKQGELKDAFKRLKEIGEVMPADKKAELLDIIKELNEVIEELV is encoded by the coding sequence ATGGTGAATGAAGATGCTTTTGAAAAGCGAACAAGGCTTAACACGTATTTTGATTTTTATGGACAGCTACTGACACAAAAGCAAAGAGATGTGTTTAGAATGTATTATTTGAATGATTATTCTTTGGGGGAGATCTCGCAAGAACTTCATATATCAAGACAAGGGGTTTTTGATGTCCTTAAGAGGTCTGAAAAGGTCTTGGAGGGATATGAAAAGAAATTAGGCCTTGTAAAGAGATTTGAAGAAAAGCAGGGTGAATTAAAAGATGCTTTCAAACGATTAAAAGAGATTGGGGAAGTGATGCCAGCGGATAAAAAAGCAGAGCTCCTTGACATAATAAAGGAATTAAATGAGGTCATAGAGGAATTGGTATGA
- a CDS encoding KH domain-containing protein, with protein sequence MASLGELVKVIAQALVNDPDSVEVKEVQGEHSIIIELKVAPDDTGKVIGKQGRTAKAIRTIVRTAAIKQNKKVMVEIL encoded by the coding sequence TTGGCATCTTTAGGAGAATTAGTTAAAGTTATTGCACAGGCTCTTGTCAATGATCCGGATTCTGTAGAGGTCAAAGAGGTTCAAGGAGAGCACTCGATTATCATAGAACTCAAAGTAGCGCCAGATGATACGGGTAAAGTAATAGGAAAGCAAGGTAGAACCGCGAAAGCTATAAGGACTATTGTGAGGACTGCAGCTATCAAGCAGAATAAGAAAGTTATGGTGGAAATTTTATAA